From one Anabas testudineus chromosome 21, fAnaTes1.2, whole genome shotgun sequence genomic stretch:
- the serp2 gene encoding stress-associated endoplasmic reticulum protein 2, whose product MVAKQRIRMANEKHSKNITQRGNVAKTLRPQEEKYPVGPWLLALFVFVVCGSAIFQIIQSIRMGM is encoded by the exons ATGGTGGCTAAACAGAGGATCCGCATGGCCAACGAGAAACACAGCAAGAACATCACGCAGAGAGGAAACGTAGCCAAGACGCTG CGACCACAAGAGGAGAAGTACCCGGTGGGCCCCTGGCTGCTTGCCCTCTTTGTATTTGTCGTGTGTGGATCAG CCATATTTCAGATCATCCAGAGCATCCGTATGGGGATGTGA